In Fervidicoccaceae archaeon, the DNA window CCAAAGCTGCGAAGCGTCTGGGTTTGCGCGCCTTAACGCGCAGGGCCTCTAGCTCGTTGAGTACGAGGAGCAACCCTATGAGGTCCAGAACCCAGAGCGTAGAACTCGAGGAGTCTAGCTTCGACAAGACCTCGCCGAGGAGAGGAGCCAGCCCCATGGCGGCGACTCTCTCCCCGAGGCTTACGATCTCGGTTGAACCTAGCTCTACCACGGAGAAGTGCAATCCTAGAGAGAGAGCAGCAGCACCAGCGAGCGTGGCGTAGGAGTGCCTGTAACTCGGTGGAGCCTTCGCGAGCTTCTCGAGCCACCTCAGCTCGGCGGGGAATCGCGAGCTTCTCGAGAACCCCCTAACTGCGCTTAACGCAAGGTTCCGCCACGACTTCCAGGAGCTTTCGACGAGCGAGCTCCTGTCGCGCGCGAGCACTTCGAGAGCGGAGGGGAACGATGCGTAGATCGCCGGAGCAAAGTCAATGGCATAGAAGCTGTACTGCGTCCTATTGCCAAGTAAATAAATTAAACAGAAGCCAGCAAGAAAGAACTGCCAGAATAAGAACGCATCGAGGGCTGTTAACGCGGGCTCGCGCCTTGGGGCTTTTAACGCCGTAGGCAAGATGCACAGGCCGACCACGAGCACCGGGGCATAAATAAAGGGGGAAGCCCTGGCTTTCATCTCCGGTTCGAGGCTCAGGTAGAAGGGGTTCAGCCCGAGGAACCAATCGAGCGGGCTCGAGGAAGGAGGCCCCTCGGGTCTGCTCGACGTGTGCCACGCTAGCGCTCTCTGGAACTCCTCGAGGAAGTCCTCGGGGCCGAGAACGCGCAAAAGCGGAGCGGCTGTAATCAGCGCCGCGACCAGGCTGAGGCATAGAGCGCCTGCCACGATTGTCGGGCGGCCGCCGCGCAGTCTCCACGCTATATATATCGCGGGTAACGCGAAGAGGCCCGGGCCCTTCGTGGCGATCCCGAGCGCAGTCGCAAGGACCGCCAATGCGAACTTCCCTCTCACTACCGCGTAGAGAGCGAGAGCCACGAAGAACGCCAGATGTATGTCGAGCATCGCGACGGCACCCATGTTAGTCGATAGAGGATCAAGAGCCGCCGCCGCGGCAGCAAGGAGCCCGCCGAACGCCCCGAGAGCCGCGTAGCCGGTCGCGCCGGCCAAGAGCACGAGAGCGCAAGCCTCAAGCACGCTTGGTAGACGCCAACTGAGAGGTTCGTCGCCGAGAAGCGCTATCGATAGAGCAATTATGTATTTGCCGAGAGGAGGGTGCTCTAAGTTATAATAGCGGTCTATAGCGTAAGCGTCGGGAAAAGGGAATCCCGGCACGATTTTGACAGCTGGGAGACCTTCGAGGATGTCCCTCGAGTCGGGCGGAAGGGCCACGGCTATGGCCAATGCTTCCGAGTAGTCTCCCTTAACTACGCGTAGTCCGGCCGACGCCACCGCAGCTTCGATCTCCTTGAGCGCAGGACCCGAGCTCGCGAACAAAGTGTAGACCACCATTCCGTCTTCCTCGTGCTTGGGCTCTATGCCGAAGACCTCGTGGAGGATCATGCGAGCGCTAGAGACGTACCAGACCTCGTCGCTGACGTACCAATCGCTAGCGGCAGCCAATCGATAACACGCGTGAGCTTTGTAAACTGCTAGCGCCATTATCAGAACGAATGCGACGAGCTTGAGAGTGCGACTCGAGGCGCGGACCTCGGGGGGCAACGAAAGGCGCGGCACCATCGAGTCGCAACTCCGGCGCTAAGCTTGAAAACTCGAGCTCGTATTTAACGGCTATGCGCGGTGCATCGATTTGCCCAAGCCTACGCTGATCTTCACCGACGTAGACAGGACTCTGTTGGGGCCTAGAGGAGAGCTAGACTCTCTTCGGAGCCTCTTAGAGAAGCTGCGCCTCCTCGGAGTGCCCGTGATCCCTGTGACCAGCAGGACCTCGGGGGAAGTTCTGTTGCTAATGAGAAGTTTACCCTTAGGATTCGTTGGGAGAGCTCGCGTGGCCGTGGTAGAGTCGGGGGGAGCGATACTTCTTTCGAGAGAGCTCGCGTGGCTCTCCGCCAAAGCGTCGAGGAACCCTACGCTACCGTCCGACTTCGCGGAGGTCCCACTGGCGAGGCCTCTGATCGAGATCGACAAGCTACTCGACGAGCTCCTGGCCGAAGCCGATTGCGTAGACGCGATCAGGTTCAGCAAAGCCGAGGCGAGAGAGATAGCCAGGGAAACGGGGATGAAGCTCGAGGAGGCGGAGCTCGCAAAAACACGGAGATACGATGAGGCGCTAATACTTAAGGACCCTGCGTGTCGGAGGAGGTTCCGCCTGTTGGCTCTTAAGGCGGGTTTGGAAGTCCTAGAAGGAGTCAAGATAATACACGTCGGCTCAGGCATAGGGAAAGGGAGGGCTCTCGCGTTTCTGTTGAGGAACCTTCTGCTCCTGGAGAAGAAACCTCTCGTAGTCTGCCTCGGGGACTCCGAGGCCGATCGACCCATGCTTGAGAGCTGCGACGTCTCAGTTCTAGTCCCGTGGCCGGATGGGAGCTACCGTGCTGACTTGAAGAAAGCGGTCTACATCAAGAGCCCCTTCCCCGCATCGCTCGGCTGGGCGTGGACTCTCGAGAAGCTCGTTCTACCGCGGATCACGTGAGAAGGCCCGGTCCCGGCTCGGGGCCCCTGCGAGCCCTCGCGGAGCTCACGGGGGCGCCCGACGCGGTCGGCTTAACTTCTGGGATCTGACGAGTCCAGGTGTTGCCCGACCGCTATGGCCGGGCCGGGCGGATCTCTCTTCGCCGGAGAGGTCTATTAAATTTCCCGCAGCGCAGACACGTGGAGGAGATAGGCTTGGACGAAAAGCTGAAGTTCATCGAGGTAGTAGCAGCTGACATAGACGGGACCATTACGAGGGACCGAAGCGGCTACGAGCTATCAATTGAAAGCATCGCGGCATCGCGCCTCCTCCGCCTAGCCGGCTTGGACTTCGTTTTGGTGACAGCGAACAGCCTTCCCGTGGCGTTAGGGCTCGGGCGCTATCTCGGCGCCTCGGGGGTCGTCGCGGAGAACGGATGCGTCGTAGCTCGAGTCGAGCCCTCGAGTGCACGCGACGTTGTCGTCGAATGCGAAGCGAGCGCTATCGATGTAGCTCGGGAGGCTGCCCTGGCTCATCCCGAAGCGCTCAGAGAGAGCTGGCAGAACATCTATCGCGAGTGCGACGCGGCTCTCATCGCGGAGAAGAGTACCAGCCTCGGTGCAGTCGTCGAACTCGTCGAGAGGTTTCTAAAAGGTCGCGGACTCTCCGGGCGTTATAAAATCTCGGCGAGCGGCTACGCGGTGCACATCACGCCGCGCGACTGCTCGAAGGCGCTAGGTCTCAAAAAGTACTTGGAGCTCGTCGGCTTGAGCTTGGAGAATGCCATGTGCATAGCCGACAGCGCCATGGATGTGGACTTCATAGCGGCTTGCGGGGTAGCCGTAGCGGTCTCGAACTCAGATGATGAGCTGAAGAAGGTGGCCCACTGGGTTACCGATTCACCCAGTGCTCGCGGATTCCTTGAGGCAATTGAGCGGCTGATCGAATTTAAGCTGTCGGTGCTCCGACAGAGCCCCTTCGGCCGGTCGCGTTAACCTCACCTCTATCGAAGAATAGTACCTCGACCACTTCGAGAGGATCTCGTCCGCCACCTCCTCTGCCCTCTCCCTGCTTGCGAGCGCGAAGACGGAGGGGCCTGCTCCGCTCAAGTTGAAGCCTAAGGCTCCACGCTTAAGAGCTCCCTCCTTGAGCTCCCAGTAGCCGCGCACGAATTTGGCTCGGGCCTTCTCTATTGGACCTCCGCAGCTCACGGCCCTGCCGACGAGAGCCAAGTCTCCACGCCTAAGGCCCTCGACGAACGAGGCTGCGCAACTCACCATCTCGACGACCTCGCCGAGCTCTATAGAGCTCGGCAGGATGCTCCTCATTACGCCGGTCTTCCCGAGCCCCTCGCCCTCCTCATAGTCGAGGGGGTCAAGCGGAGTCGCGATCACCACTACTAGGTCCTCGGGCCAGGGCACTCTCACAGGATTTGGCCTACCCGATCTGACTTCTCCCAAGACGACGAGACCTCCGAGCAAGGCGGCTGCTACATTGTCGTAATGGGGGCTCCCGCCGAGAAGCCCCTCGAGTCTCCCGCAAAGTGCTACGAGCTTGCGGCGATCCTCCGCCGCTTCGGTGGCGTGAGCTACGAGGGAGGCAACAGCCGCTATTGTGGCAGCAGACGACCCGAGCCCTCGCGCTATCGGCACGCCCTTCTCTAAACGGAGTTTGACGAGCAGTCGAGAAAGATCGAGCCCCAGCTCTCGAGAGAGCTCTAGCAAAGAGAGATAAGCCAAATTCTTCTCACGCGACGGGAGCCCCCCGGCCCATTCGCCTCTCACTTCAAGCTCGACGCGAGGAACGTCGTTCTCAAGCAGCTCGAGACATGCCACGTCCCAGTACGCGTCCACGGCGAGCGCGGCTACGTCGAAGAGGCATCCCAAGTTCGCGATAGATGCAGGAGCTCGCGTGCAGGCGGAGAATAACTTCAAGCGAGTCTATCCTCCGCCGTGAGGTATGACTACTAGCTGGCTAAAAGCTAGGCGTCTCCTCGCAAGCTTAGCTGCGTTGCGGCGGCTCGCCGCTGACCCCTCATCACCTCTTCGGCTTCAATATCCTCGAGAAGAGAGAAACTATGTGGTCTCTAGCACTCTTCGCGCTCTCTATACTTAATCTCGCCCCAGCGGCGCGCTTGTGACCTCCTCCGCCCATCAATCGAGCTAGCGTCGAGACGTCGAACTTGTCGCTCCTCATGCTGACCCCCCTGCCATAGATGAAGACGTAGAGGTCGGCTTTCCTTTTCAGACCCTCCTCGAGGAATCTGTGGAGGTCGCTCGGATGGACCCTCTGATCAGGATACGCGAAGAGCAGCACAGTGTCGTCAAGGACCACGGTCTCCGAGGATTTAGCTGCCTCTGCGAGCAGCTTCTCGTAGTCTCTACGGATCTTCTCGTGCTTCTCTTCGGCCCAATCGGGCCAGAGTATACCATCTAGCCACGCCTCGAGGGCCCTGTACCTGAGGTCCCACCCCTCCCACCTCAACAGGACCCTCCACTTTGGCGTGAGAGGCAACTTGTTCGAGAAACTGTCATCGTCTATGGCCATTCTAACTAGGATATCGTGGAACTCGTCGAGGAGAGCCCCATGAAGGAGCTCGCGCTTGACCAACTCAGCCGTGCAACTCGCGGTGGGATCGACGACGAGCTTCACATTAGGAAGGCTCGAAGCGAGCTCTAAGAGGTCAATCGGCCACTCGTGGTGATCTATTATAACCAGGCCGCGTCCGCGGGAGCGAGCCCTCTTCAAGATCTCGCGCAGAGCCTCTGCGTCGGGGTTGAGGTCTAAAACGAAGATGCGACCTACGCCCGCCTTGAAGAGCTCTTTGACGAACTTCTCCACGCTCCCTGTGCTTGAGAGCCTTATGTTAGAGGGGTCTACGTTGAGGTAGCGGGCCACTAGCACGGCTGAGGCTAGGCCGTCGATGTCCCAATGAGATATTATGCCCTCGGGCCTCGCTGAGTCCATTCCTTGCTACCTCGAGGGGCCGAGCCCTGACGGTGACTTAGTAATAAAAGAGAGGAGCGGATATGTAAACGTAACCTAAGCCGTGGCCGAGAGTAGCTGAGCGATCGAGAAGGCGCGCGGGAGTGATGAGCGCGGGGGACTCCGGACGCTCACTAGGGCTATGACGCTTCCGGTGGTAGCCTCTGACTCGCGCGCTCGAGCGAGGCTAGTCCCGGTGAGAGCTTGCTAGACGGTGTCGCCTTGGTCGACGCGCTGGCCGTGGGAGTCGAGAGAAGGCTCAGCACGGTCGACTTCATAGGAGCGGGTCCCAGGACCGTGGCGGGGGTGCTCGAGGCCGCGGGAGTGCGCACGCTAATCGTGCCGGCAGAGGTGGTGTTTGAGAAGCCGAGAGTCCTCGAAGATTTCTCGGTTCTCTTCGTGAGCGGTATGATCACGGACCTACCTGCCGTCAAAAGAGTCATGAGAATCTGGAAGAGGCGCGGAGGGCCCATAATAGTTGGAGGCCCCATCTCGAGCGCGGGACCTCGGCTTCTCGCTCTCGGAGCCGATGTCGTCGTTTTCGGCGAGGCCGAGGGCACGCTAGTCGAGCTCCTTAACAAGACGAGCCTGCTTGAGGGTCGAGTTATTCCTGAGGAGTTAGCGGAGATACGCGGCCTGATGTTCTCGCGCGGAGGAGAGGTCTTCTTCACGGGCAGGAGGCCCCCCCTCTCTTCTCAGGAGCTCGCCTCGTTACGGCCATCGACCGAGCTGATAAGATGTTATCCGCGCTTCTGGGCCAACCGCGTCTACGTGGAGGTCACGCGGGGTTGCAGTAATGCGAGGATCTCCCCGGCCTCACTGCTGCGGGGTCGCCCCTATCCCGGTTGCGCCTACTGCGGAGTAGTAGCCACGTGGGGCCCCTCTAGGAGCATCCCTCTCGATAGAATAAAGCGAGACATCGAGGGGCTGATCGATGAGGGGGTCAGGCGCATAGTGCTTGGAGGCTCCGACTTCCTTGATTACGGGCGAGGGGATCTTCTCGAGGACCCTCGCCATCCTCCCCCTAATCTCGAGGCAGTGGGGAGGCTGCTGGAGGAGGTATTCTCCATCCCCGAGGTCGCAGTCGGCGAAGTAACCGTGATGATCGAGAACCTCAAACCGTCTACGCTCAACGAGGAGGCGGCCACGCTGCTCGGGTCGTACCTCAGGGGCACCTCAGTCAATTTGGGTATCGAGACCGGGGACGAATCGCTGTCGAAGAGCTTAGGCAGACCCTTCACCGTGGAGGAAGCCATCAGGGCGGTGAGCTTGTTGCTGCGAGAGGGCATGAAGCCCCACGTCTACTTGATCTATGGGTTGCCGGGACAGACTCGAGAATCCGTCGAGGCTACGCTCTCGCTAATCGATAAGCTCGAGGCTATGGGCGTCGAGAAGATAACTCTCTACAGATTTACGCCCTTGCCTCGCACCGGACTAGAAGACGCCGAACCAGGGAGACCCGAGGATCCTCTAAACAGAGTGCTCATAAAGAGGGTGCGCGCTTTCAACGTTAAGGCTAAGAAGAGAATGATTGGCGAGAAGCTGAATGTGATCGTAGCGGCTAAACTGAGAGGCCGTTACATCGCGTATCCCGTCAAGCACGGCCCTGTCGTAGAGATCCCAGAAAACGACTCACCCAAAGAGATCTTGGGACGCCGCGCGAAGGTCCTGATCACCGATATCGTCACGGATAGAATGCTAAGGGGTAGCGTGATTACCGTGGGAAGGCCTGTCGCGAGAGAAGACATTTGGACTCGCTTTCTCGGGAGCGAGCGCGCATCGCTCCCACCCGAACCATCAGACCGGACTCGTGAGTTGAAGAGAAGACGCCCTATTCGAGGACACGACGCGCGAACTCGCGGAGGAGTAAGGAGAACTTAAGGAGAACTAAATCATCTCGACTCTCTCGCCTCGAGGCGATAGCACTCTCACGATGTACTCTAGCTTGTTCCTCACTCTCGGGGGCTTATTCTTCCTCCCCTTGGACGGAATTTTCGGAGTCTGACTTCTCACCTTTCCAGCCTTCGTTAGAGAGCCGTGACTGGGCACGGGCTTCACCATGTGGAAGAAGGGAGAAAGAGGATTAAAAACGTCAGGAACGCCTTCCCGCCGCGCGCTTATTAGAAGGTTTCCTAGACCCTTGGAATGTAGATCTCTTCTCAGGCGGGGCGATAACGTGTGGGAGGGGGGCCGGCGACGCCAGAATTGCTAAGGCCCGGAGCTCGCGTTAGGATACGCACAAAGAAGGGGCTCACGCTCGAGGGCCTCGTCCTGCCCAGGTACGAGCTCTACTCGAAGGAACATATCACGCTGAAGCTTGACAATGGCTACAATGTGGGAGTCAAGCTCGAGGATATCGTGGAGGTGAACCCCATTGAGTCGCGCCCGAGTGTCGGTTCAGCTTACGGAGAGGTGATAGCCGAGCTGCCGAAAGTAGCGAAGGAATTGCCCGAAGTCCTCGTCGTGGGGACGGGGGGCACGATAGCGAGCAGAATAGACTACGAGACCGGCGGCGTGAAGCCAACCCTCTCTGCAGAGGAGTTGATGCGAGCTCTGCCCGAGCTCGCGGAGATAGCGCGACTCGAGACGATCTCTCTCTTTAACATACTTAGTGAGAACATGGAGCCGAGGCTCTGGAGCGAGCTAGCCGAGCGCATACTCGATGAGCTGGAGAAAGGCGATGCGGCCGGCATAGTCGTGACGCACGGGACCGACACTATGGCCTACACGGCGGCGGCTCTGAGCTTCGCGCTTCGGCGGCTCCCTGCGCCGATAGCGTTAGTGGGTGCGCAGAGAAGCAGCGACAGGCCCAGCAGCGATGCCGCCCTGAATATGCTGTCTGCTGTACTCTATGCGTTGAGCGACTTCGGCGAGGTCGCAGTAGTAATGCATGGGGAAATCGGAGATACGTACGCTCTGGCCCATAGGGGGGTCAGAGTGAGGAAGATGCACGCGAGCAGGAGAGACGCCTTCCAATCCATAGGCTCGAGGCCTCTAGCTAAGATATTCCCCCTGGAGAAGCGCGTGATGCCTCTACGCAGCGACTACGCGAGGAGAGCTCCCCGCGGCCTCTTAGAGGCTCGAACGCGATTCGAGGAGAAGGTGGCTCTCGTTAAGTATTATCCTGGCATGAGCTCAGAGCTCCTAGATTTCCTGGTGGACCGCGGATACCGGGGCGTGGTGATAGAGGGCACGGGGATGGGTCACGTCGCGGAGAGGCTCGTGCCTTCGGTGAGGAGAGCCGTAGAGCAGGGCACTGTGGTGGTCGTGGCCACGCAGTGCATCTTCGGCTCGGTCGACCTCTACGTCTATAGCACTGGGCGCAAGCTCTTAGAGGCCGGCGCTATGCCGGCCGGCAACATGCTGGCCGAGACCGCTTACGTGAAGCTCTCGTGGCTCCTTGGCAACTTAAATGACGAGAGAGAGGTGGTAGCACTCTTCCGAGAGAATCTCGTTGGCGAGTACGAACCGAGAGAGCTCACATCGTATTTCCCTCGATGGGACCACGGGTGAGAAGTCTTGGACTTCAGAGCTCTCGGTTTGAGAGTAGGGCTCGAGATACATCAACAGCTCGCCACGCGCTCAAAGCTATTCTGCAATTGTCCAACCGAAGCGCACTCCGAAGGCGCCGAGAGTTCATTTGAGCGAAGGCTCCGCCCTACTCCCAGCGAGTTGGGCGAGGTCGACGTAGCAGCGTACTTCGAGTGGAAGAGGGGCAGAATCTACGTTTACCGCGCTCCAGAGCAGTGCTCGTGCCTGGTCGAGGCCGACGAGAAGCCCCCCCACCTCCTCAATAGGGAAGCCCTGTTGGTGGCCCTGGGCGTCGCCAAGGCCCTAGGCGCTGTGCCCGTCGACGAAATACACGTCATGAGGAAGATCGTCATAGACGGCTCGAACACGACCGGCTTCCAAAGAACGGCTCTCGTGGCAATCGGCGGGAGCATAGAGGTCGGTGGCAAGAAAATCGGAATACAGACCATCTGCTTGGAGGAGGACGCGGCGAGAAAACTCGAGGAAGGAGGACGCGTAGCCCAATACTCTCTCGACAGGCTCGGCATACCTCTGGTGGAGATATCCACGGCTCCTGACATAGAGACCCCAGAGGAGGCTGAAGAGGTCGCCCTGAAGCTTGGGCAGCTCTTAAGATTGACCGGGCGCGTCAGGCGAGGGATAGGCACGATAAGACAGGACCTCAATGTGTCCTTACGAAATGGAGCTAAGGTAGAGATCAAGGGGGTCCAAGAACTTAGGCTCCTCTCTAAAGTCGTTCGCAACGAGGCGCTGAGGCAGAAGAAGCTCTTGGAGATAAGAGAAGAACTCGAGAGGAGAGGGCTCTCGGTCAACGATTTGAAATACGAGCCCGTCGATCTCACGGAAGCTCTTAGGTTGAGCGGGAGCAAGCTCGTTAAGAGGCTTCTATCTGGCGATGGAGTTAGAGCGTTCGGCCTGAGACTCCCTAAAATGAGGGGGATACTAGGCGTGGAGATTCAGCCGGGGAAGAGATTCGGGGCCGAGGTGGCCGACTACGTTAGGTTCTGGAGCGGAGCTGGCGGGTTATTGCATCGAGACGAGTTACCGGGCTACGGAATAAGCGAGGAGGATGTGCGGAGACTTTGCAAGGCTCTGGGGGCCTCCGAAGAAGACTCCTTCGTCGTGGTGATAGATGAGGCGTGGAGGGCCCTCGAGGGCTTGAGAGCGGCGCTCGAGCGCCTGAGGATGGCTTTCGAGGGAGTCCCGCGCGAGACGAGAATGGCAGAGCCGGACGGCACGACGCGCTACATGAGACCTCAGCCGGGAGCTGCCAGGATGTACCCGGAGACCGATGTGCCTCCTATAGTCGTCACGGAAGAGCTCCTGAGAGAGGCCGAGAAGTACAAGCCCGTCGACCCCGGCGTTAAGCTGAGAGAGCTCGTCGAGCTCTATGGACTGAGCTGGCAATTAGCGGAGCAGCTCCTGCTCGACGAGAACCTACAACTCGCGGAGGAGCTCATGAGGATGTTCAGAGGCAGAGTCGATCCTACTCTCGTGGCTGCTATGTTCGTCAACACTCTCAGGGCACTCCGAAGAGAGGGCGTTCCCGTAGACTCTCTAGAGGTCAAGCACTACGTAGAAGCCCTCGAGCTCGTCGCGAGCGGCAAGATCGCTAAGGAGGCTCTGCCAATGCTTCTCGAGGCCCTCGCCAGGAGCCCCGGGCGCAGAGCCGAGGACGTAGCGTCCGAGCTCGGATTGAAGGCCCTATCGTTCGAGGAACTCGAGCGACTGGTCGATAGAGTAATCGAGGAGAACTTAAGCCTTATCATAGAGCGTGGAGAAGCTAGCGCTAAACTCGTAATAGGCAAAGTGATGACTCTGGCTAGGGGCAGAGCCGACGGCAAGATCGTAGCCGAGCTCGTCAGGAGCAGAATTGCGCGCATCGCTGATTCCAGATCTCGAGCTGCCTAGTGTCTGATTAAGCGCATCAGCCAAATGCCTTCTCATCAAGAGTTATTTTCAGTGACGGGAGTACTCTTCATCTGCGCAGCTCCCGAGGAGTAGCACAATAATTTATTCCGGAGCTCCCTAAAAGGCTCGCGCGAGTCGTGCTCGAGCGGTGTCACGAGCTTGGGCAAGCTCTTCCTGCTACACCATGTCGTGGGGACGTTCCTGCTAGACGAGCGAGGAGAGATAGTAAAGGGTTTCCTAGCCGTTAAGGACATTGATGAGAACGTCGAGCAGAATCTGAAACTAGAGAGCGGGTCGGATGAGCTCCCCGCCTCGCTCTCGAGAGTTTTCGAGGAGCTTAGCGCAGATTCGACGTATGTCGTAGAGACAGAGCAGTTAGCTAGACTGCTTTCGAGGCGTGGCGCAGCGGGAGTAGAGGTTGACAGAGGCGCTGAGCCTTTCAGGAGGTTCCGCGAGCGCGTCGCAGATATCGCGGTGGAGCTCGGGTTCGTGAGAAGCAGAGAAGAATATTACGAGTACATGAGGGCTTTCCTAACGGAGCTCGCGCGAAGAAAGCTACGAGCTGCGGCTAGAAGGAGAGACCTGCTAGCTGCTCAGAGCATAAGGGCTATCGATGACCTCGATAAGACGTTCAATCTCTTCGCCACTAGGCTGAGAGAGTGGTATGGTGTGCACTTCCCGGAACTTGATGAGCACATTCCTAAGCACGAGCAGTACATAGAGCTCGTTTACGAGCTAGGACATCGCGAGAACTTCACGATCGAAAAGCTCGAGAGGCTTGGCGTGCCGAGATCGAAGGCCGAGAAGATAGCAGAGGCGGCTCGAAACAGCATAGGAGCGGACCTAAGCGACTTTGACATAGAGCCGATAAAGGTCATGGCTGAGATAGCTCTCACGATGTATAATCTACGTCAGCGCCTGGCGGACTACGTCGAAGCCGTTATGAGAGAAGTAGCCCCGAACGTCACGGCGCTGGTGGGAGGGCTGCTCGGCGCCAGATTAATAAGCTTGGCCGGAAGCCTCGAGGATCTCGCGAAGCTTCCGGCCAGCACTATTCAGGTCCTCGGCGCGGAGAAGGCACTCTTCCGGGCCTTGAGGACAGGCACAAAGCCACCAAAGCATGGCGTGATCTTCCAATATCCCGAGATCCACAGGAGCCCGAGGTGGCAAAGGGGAAAAATAGCCAGAGCTCTCGCCGGCAAGCTCTCCATAGCAGCCAAGGTCGACGCATTTACGGGTAGGCTCGTCGGCGAGAAGCTTGTTGAGGACCTGAAGAAGAGGATCGAGGAGATCAAGCGGCTCTACCCGAAACCCCCACTCAAGAAGGAGGTCGCAGGACCTCTGCCTCCTAAGAAGGAGAAGGAAAAGAAGAGAGAGACAAGAAGACCGCGTAGGTGAGATCGCGTGAGCCTCCCCGTGAGGGTCTCAGAGCACCCGCTCAATAGGCACATATACGTTGTGGAGTTGGAAGACGGTAGCTCGAAGCTGGCTACGCTCAATATGGTTCCTGGTAAGAGAGTCTACGGCGAGAAGCTCTACAACATCGCCGGCAACGAGTATAGAGAGTGGGTTCCGTATAGGAGCAAGCTCGCGGCTGCTATACTCCGCGGCATAAGGAGCGTTCCGCTGAGAGAGGGCGACAAGGTCCTTTACTTGGGAGCGGCAGCTGGCACCACGGTGAGTCACGTAAGTGACGTGGTCGGCAAGAGCGGGAGAGTCTACGGCGTGGAGTTCGCCCCTAGAGTAATGAGAGATTTCCTGCTCGTAGTGCGTGATAGAAGCAACGTGCTCCCCATATTCGCTGATGCGAGAAAGCCGTGGGAGTATGCGCATCTCCTAGAGCTCGTCGATGTCCTCTACGTGGATGTAGCACAGCCCGAACAGGCCTCTCTGACCGCAGACAACGCTCACCACTTCTTGAAGCCCGGCGGTAAATTGTTCTTCGCTATAAAGGCGAGGAGCATAGATGTGACGCAGGAGCCGACGGAGGTCTATAAGCGCGAGATCGATACGCTGAAGCGCGGAGGCTTCGAGATAATCGACGTGGTTCACTTAGAGCCTTACGACAAGGACCACGCCATGGTCCTCGCGGAGTATCGGGGATGAGCTCACACGGTTTTAGGGACCGGGGGGAGGCGGGCGAAGTCGAGGCTTCCGTTCGCGAATACAAATATCTCGAGTTGCTTTTTGCTCATGAGTCTAGGAACTTATTCGCGGAGCCTCTGAAGAGGAGGCCCCTGAGCGAGCTCAGCGGGGACGAGGACGTGGTCGTACCCCTCGACAACGGCTCCCAGCTGTTGATCTCGAGACACGAGGTGAGAGCACTCAAGCTCAGAGTGCCCAAGTATCTACACGCGAAGCTCACATTACCTCTACATCTAAAATTAATTAGTACTCATCCTCTC includes these proteins:
- a CDS encoding fibrillarin-like rRNA/tRNA 2'-O-methyltransferase, whose protein sequence is MSLPVRVSEHPLNRHIYVVELEDGSSKLATLNMVPGKRVYGEKLYNIAGNEYREWVPYRSKLAAAILRGIRSVPLREGDKVLYLGAAAGTTVSHVSDVVGKSGRVYGVEFAPRVMRDFLLVVRDRSNVLPIFADARKPWEYAHLLELVDVLYVDVAQPEQASLTADNAHHFLKPGGKLFFAIKARSIDVTQEPTEVYKREIDTLKRGGFEIIDVVHLEPYDKDHAMVLAEYRG
- a CDS encoding DUF61 family protein, producing MSSHGFRDRGEAGEVEASVREYKYLELLFAHESRNLFAEPLKRRPLSELSGDEDVVVPLDNGSQLLISRHEVRALKLRVPKYLHAKLTLPLHLKLISTHPLKLKIAGDLWQRRVIWYLLRGELRWEVEDTVSESEFVRLLREFPTALHLSLER